The Chitinophagales bacterium nucleotide sequence TATATTCAAATGTTTCGATTAATGCCAAAATGGTATATTCAAGACTTAGGCAGTTATTATTACATATCTTCATTAGAGGGCAATGATTATGATATATTCGCCAATAAACCACAGCAGGAAATTTCAGGACAGCAAGCTATACGTGATTATCTCGTCTATAATAAATTGGAGCCATCTATTATTGTGCATAGAGGTCATAGTTATCATAGTCAGAAAACGATAGATCAAATGGTGGGTAGCCCTAAGTTCATTTTTATGGGTAGCTGTGGGGGTTATTATAAAATCTCGGAACTTCTCGTGCGATCTCCTGATGCTCAGATATTATCTACCAAGCAAGTCGGCACAATGAGTATCAATGACCCTATGCTAAAATCCATTAGGGAAACTTTAAGAAATAATAAAAACATAGATTGGCCAAGCTTTTGGGCAGAACAAGAATTAAAACTGCGTGGTAATAAAGATTTTAAAATGTACATACCGCCACATAAAAATAATGGAGCATTATTCGTGAACGCCTTTTTTAAAGTAGTTGGATTATAGTAAATAGCGAGATTATTTACTATAATTTTTTATACCGAAGTGAAAAACAATATAGCCCAATCTTCGTTTCTCTCGATTGTTCTATTTGTTTTAATTTTTGGTATTTATTTCCGCACGTGCGGAATAAAATCTATATCTATTGGTATAAAATATAAATCACATTGGTATTAAATACAAAAAAAGACCGAGCCTAGGCTCGGTCTTAGAAGTTTGCCAGAGAATATCTTTATTTCTTAGGCTTTATGACATACATTAATGTAAACCTGAAGTCAGTTATATTAGTAACTGGATTTACTCTGAACATTGTGGTAGCATCTCCACCACTTGGAGCAGAAATATTTAGGCTTAATAGATTCAAATTAGCACCCAATGACCAATTGTTATGAATGAAATAATGAAAACCAGGATTGAAGTTCACTCCAATATTTGTTACTCCTGTAGGAAAACTACCATTAATTCCACCATCAAGATAGAAAGATAATCTGTTAGCTGGAGTAAAGAAATATCTTGCACCTGCATCAAATCCAAACAATGAAGTAGATGCGCTAACACCTGCTGTTTCTGTTTTTTGATTGACATAAGAAATACCGCCTCTTATGCCCCATTTATCCTGAATCATATACATAGCTGACGGACTAAAGAAGATATCTGTATGTTTTGTGGTTACTAAACCAGCAACTTTTGTATAATTGTCAAAACCTAACCCAGCGGTAAGGGCAATATTACCTTTTGCTACTCCAGTTATTTCTTGTGCGTTAAGTGCTAATGTACCTAATGCGAAAATTGATAAAATAATTTTTTTCATGTTGTTAAAATTTTAGATTTAAAAATTAAATATGACACAAAAATAAAATGAAAGAACCCATTGTCAAGGCTTAATTTAAGATGTTTGTGACCTTGTTAACATTTTAATTCTTTTAATGTTTTCTAAGTTGAAAACAAATTGTAAAAATAAATTACAAAACTAACATTATTAAATAGTTAATTCATTCTTAAAATAACTCAATACAAACAATAATTTGTATTCTCAGAAGTACAATTTATTCTTGGAGACCTTTAAAAAAATGGCTATTATAAGCTTTTCTTCTAAGAATCTTTTGGTATTGGCAAATTATGTATTTTCAGAAAATTCAATCGATCCCAATATCCTCGCTGAAAAATAATTTTATCCTCTCGAAATTGAAAGAAGCCACAGCCTCTTAGTCCATATGGGTCTTTCCATTCTAGCATGCCCCAATCTCCATCTTCAAAAATATTTTCAATTTCACAAATCATATTTGCCTTGGTGAATTCTTCGATAAACATCTGTCGTATGGCTTCTCTGCCATAAAGAGGCTCAGTATTAACCTGATGATTGATGGCATCTTCATGATACATAGCTGCCAAGCCATCGATATCTATTTTATTAAAAGTTTCGACCCAGAGAAGGATGAGGGATTTGGGAGACATTATATTAGTTGCGAGTTATCAGATATGAGTTACTAGTAAGAAATTAAAAGAATAAAGTTGCGAGTATTGTTAATTTGAAAATTGCTTAGGGAGAAGGTTGTTAGGGCATGGATAACGTAGATTTAGACGATTTAAAGTAACACAATTAGCGTGTTCATATTCTCTAACTGCTAAATAACCTGAATTTGGATGAGCTATTGACGGGTGTTGCCAAGCCTCATAAATCATAGTGTCTTTGTATATGAAAGATGTATAAACTTCATTTGCTTTTGTAGCAGTGTAATCTTGAATCGTCCTGTTACTATCAAAATAAACATAAAATCTTCCAATAATCATAGAGTCATTTCTAAAGTAATAGTTTGATTCTTCAATCCTATTTTTATATTTACCAGCGAAGTAAATTTTGACAACTTTATTGTCAGAATAGTATTGCTGAGAAATGAAACCTTTTATGGGAATAGAATCCATTTTTAGTTTACCCTTGGCTAATTCCTCATCAATTTTTTCTTTATAATCCCAGCAACTGAGTACTTTGTTTCGATGAGCTATACTAGTTCGAGTAATAAAACTCACATATCTATATTCACCAGTAAATTGTATGATCTTATCGCGAATAGGATAATAATAATATAAACTATGAATTAAGTTAAAATCTATTCT carries:
- a CDS encoding porin family protein translates to MKKIILSIFALGTLALNAQEITGVAKGNIALTAGLGFDNYTKVAGLVTTKHTDIFFSPSAMYMIQDKWGIRGGISYVNQKTETAGVSASTSLFGFDAGARYFFTPANRLSFYLDGGINGSFPTGVTNIGVNFNPGFHYFIHNNWSLGANLNLLSLNISAPSGGDATTMFRVNPVTNITDFRFTLMYVIKPKK
- a CDS encoding nuclear transport factor 2 family protein, producing MSPKSLILLWVETFNKIDIDGLAAMYHEDAINHQVNTEPLYGREAIRQMFIEEFTKANMICEIENIFEDGDWGMLEWKDPYGLRGCGFFQFREDKIIFQRGYWDRLNFLKIHNLPIPKDS